A single genomic interval of Lentimicrobium saccharophilum harbors:
- a CDS encoding NADH-dependent [FeFe] hydrogenase, group A6, which produces METIKLTIDNKVLEVAKGTTILKAAKEAGIHIPTLCYLHLHDLNIENKPAGCRVCVVEVAGRRNLAPACVTECTEGMVVSTHNIRVLNARKTVLELILSDHPTDCLICAKNGNCELQTMAQEFGIRKLHYEGEQSTYREDTSPAIIRDVDKCIMCRRCEMMCNEVQTVGVLSAVNRGFMSVVAPAFEMNLDHSVCTYCGQCVAVCPTGALTEVDHTNAVIRALADPTKTVVVQTAPAVRAALGEEFGMEPGTLVTGKLAAALRRLGFNYVFDTDFAADLTIMEEGTELLDRLTRHLNGDKDVPLPILTSCCPGWVSFFEHQFPEMRDIPSTARSPQQMFGAIAKTYFADKINVKREDLVVVSIMPCLAKKFECQRDEFATNGNPDVDFSISTRELAHLIKQSNIEFNALPDEDFDNPLGESTGAAVIFGTTGGVIEAAVRTAYEVHTGKKLEKVDFEELRGMEYIREATIDFNGLPIRIGIAHGLGNARKLLQDIKDGKSEFHAIEIMACPGGCIGGGGQPLHHGDSSIIKARQKALYQEDTNKTIRKSHENPYIIQLYEEFLGKPLSEKSHHLLHTHYFDKSKEIKVVE; this is translated from the coding sequence ATGGAAACAATTAAATTAACGATAGATAATAAAGTACTTGAGGTAGCCAAGGGCACCACAATACTCAAAGCTGCAAAGGAGGCCGGAATTCACATCCCTACCCTTTGTTACCTGCATCTCCACGACCTGAATATTGAAAATAAACCCGCCGGATGCCGTGTTTGCGTTGTTGAAGTTGCCGGCCGCCGCAACCTGGCCCCTGCCTGCGTTACGGAATGTACCGAAGGCATGGTCGTGAGCACCCATAATATAAGGGTACTGAATGCAAGAAAAACAGTTCTTGAGCTTATCCTCTCCGACCACCCCACCGATTGCCTTATCTGCGCAAAAAATGGCAACTGTGAACTGCAGACCATGGCTCAGGAATTTGGCATTCGCAAACTGCATTATGAGGGAGAGCAGTCAACATACCGTGAGGACACCTCCCCTGCCATTATCCGCGATGTGGATAAATGTATCATGTGCCGCCGCTGCGAGATGATGTGCAACGAAGTTCAGACAGTAGGCGTTCTTTCAGCTGTAAACCGCGGATTTATGTCGGTTGTAGCCCCCGCTTTCGAAATGAACCTTGATCACAGTGTCTGTACCTATTGCGGTCAATGTGTGGCCGTTTGTCCGACCGGCGCCCTCACCGAAGTTGACCATACCAATGCCGTTATCAGGGCACTTGCCGATCCTACCAAAACGGTAGTAGTTCAGACTGCTCCGGCAGTAAGGGCAGCCCTGGGTGAAGAATTTGGCATGGAGCCGGGCACCCTGGTAACCGGGAAACTTGCCGCCGCATTGCGCAGGCTGGGCTTCAACTACGTTTTTGATACAGACTTTGCCGCCGACCTCACTATTATGGAAGAAGGAACCGAGCTGCTTGACCGTCTGACCCGTCATCTGAACGGAGATAAAGATGTTCCGTTGCCGATCCTTACCTCCTGCTGTCCGGGCTGGGTGAGCTTTTTCGAGCACCAGTTCCCTGAAATGAGGGATATTCCTTCAACGGCGCGCAGTCCGCAGCAGATGTTCGGAGCTATCGCCAAAACTTATTTCGCTGACAAAATCAATGTGAAACGCGAAGACCTGGTGGTTGTTTCCATTATGCCCTGCCTGGCTAAAAAGTTCGAATGCCAGCGTGATGAATTTGCCACCAACGGCAATCCGGATGTTGACTTCTCCATTTCGACCCGCGAATTGGCCCACCTGATCAAGCAGTCGAACATTGAATTCAATGCCCTGCCGGATGAGGATTTCGACAATCCGCTTGGCGAATCCACCGGAGCTGCGGTTATCTTCGGAACAACCGGAGGGGTGATTGAAGCTGCAGTCCGTACCGCCTATGAGGTGCACACGGGTAAAAAACTTGAGAAAGTTGATTTCGAAGAGTTGAGGGGAATGGAATATATCCGCGAAGCAACCATTGACTTCAACGGACTTCCGATCAGGATAGGCATTGCGCACGGACTTGGTAATGCGCGTAAACTGCTGCAGGATATCAAGGACGGAAAATCTGAATTCCATGCGATTGAAATTATGGCCTGCCCGGGCGGTTGCATCGGGGGTGGCGGACAACCCTTACATCATGGAGATTCTTCCATCATTAAAGCTCGTCAGAAGGCCCTTTATCAGGAAGATACCAATAAGACCATCCGTAAATCGCACGAAAATCCTTACATCATCCAACTTTATGAAGAGTTCCTCGGTAAACCGCTGAGTGAAAAATCTCATCACCTGCTTCATACTCATTACTTCGATAAAAGCAAGGAGATAAAAGTTGTAGAATAA
- a CDS encoding NADH-quinone oxidoreductase subunit NuoE family protein has product MANIKLSAEKLDELKAVCKSFNNDKGELINVLHKAQGIFGYLPAEVQEVIAKELNISVAHVYGVVSFYSFFTMLPKGEHPVSICLGTACYVRGAEKVIDEFKRLLNINVGETTPDGKFSLACLRCVGACGLAPVVLVGEKVYGRVAPEGVKDIVAEYAN; this is encoded by the coding sequence ATGGCAAATATTAAATTATCCGCAGAAAAGCTTGATGAATTGAAAGCTGTCTGCAAATCGTTTAACAACGATAAGGGAGAACTGATCAATGTGCTGCACAAGGCGCAGGGAATCTTCGGTTATCTTCCCGCGGAAGTACAGGAAGTGATCGCCAAGGAGTTAAACATCTCCGTTGCTCATGTTTACGGAGTGGTATCTTTTTACTCTTTCTTTACCATGTTACCAAAAGGCGAGCATCCGGTTTCTATCTGCCTTGGCACAGCCTGCTATGTGCGCGGTGCTGAAAAAGTTATTGATGAATTCAAGCGACTGCTTAACATCAATGTAGGAGAAACAACCCCCGACGGTAAGTTTTCGCTGGCATGTCTGCGCTGTGTGGGCGCCTGCGGGCTTGCTCCGGTTGTGCTCGTTGGTGAAAAAGTTTACGGGCGTGTGGCTCCCGAAGGCGTTAAGGATATCGTTGCAGAATACGCTAACTAG
- the sucC gene encoding ADP-forming succinate--CoA ligase subunit beta, whose product MNLHEFQAKQILRSYGVPVPVGIVAETPELAVKAAEEIQQITDSDRWAVKAQIHAGGRGKGGGVKIAQSLHEVWEKSSQIIGMTLVTPQTGPGGKLVSKVLVEQNIFYPGESEPREFYMSMLLNRASGRVMIMYSTEGGMDIEEVAEKTPHLIFTEEVDPKVGLQDFQCRKIAYNFKLEGAAHKNMQKFVKSLYDAYMGSDAALLEINPVFKTSDNLIMAADCKMRLDQNALFRHPDLLAMRDLAEEDPAEVEAGAHHLNYVKLSGNVGCMVNGAGLAMATMDIIKLSGGEPANFLDVGGTANAERVEQAFRIIMKDPNVKVILVNIFGGIVRCDRVAQGIVDAYRNIGTIDIPIIVRLQGTNAEEAKVLIEHSGLKVFSAVLLQEAAELVTKVLEN is encoded by the coding sequence ATGAACCTCCACGAATTTCAGGCAAAACAAATTCTTCGCTCTTACGGCGTTCCGGTGCCTGTGGGCATTGTTGCCGAGACTCCTGAACTGGCAGTAAAAGCCGCCGAAGAAATCCAGCAGATTACCGACTCTGACCGGTGGGCGGTAAAAGCACAGATACATGCCGGGGGCAGAGGCAAAGGCGGAGGCGTTAAGATTGCCCAGTCGCTGCATGAGGTCTGGGAAAAGTCCTCGCAGATTATCGGGATGACGCTGGTAACTCCGCAGACAGGACCCGGTGGGAAGTTGGTAAGTAAAGTGCTTGTTGAGCAGAATATTTTCTACCCGGGCGAAAGTGAACCCAGGGAATTTTATATGAGTATGTTGCTCAACCGCGCCAGCGGAAGGGTCATGATCATGTATTCTACTGAAGGGGGGATGGATATCGAAGAGGTTGCCGAAAAGACCCCTCACCTCATATTTACCGAGGAGGTTGATCCCAAGGTTGGCCTGCAGGATTTCCAGTGCCGCAAGATTGCCTATAACTTCAAACTTGAAGGAGCTGCCCATAAGAATATGCAGAAATTTGTAAAAAGTCTGTATGATGCTTACATGGGAAGTGATGCGGCCTTGCTTGAAATAAATCCGGTATTTAAGACATCCGATAATCTGATTATGGCGGCCGATTGTAAAATGCGCCTTGACCAGAATGCACTGTTCCGCCACCCTGATCTGCTTGCCATGCGCGATCTTGCTGAAGAAGATCCCGCCGAAGTTGAAGCAGGGGCGCATCATCTGAATTATGTTAAACTCAGCGGGAATGTAGGATGCATGGTGAATGGAGCCGGATTGGCCATGGCAACCATGGATATTATTAAACTTTCGGGCGGGGAACCTGCCAATTTCCTTGATGTAGGGGGTACTGCCAATGCCGAAAGGGTTGAGCAGGCTTTCAGAATCATCATGAAAGATCCCAATGTAAAGGTAATCCTGGTCAATATTTTTGGTGGCATTGTTCGCTGCGACCGGGTGGCGCAGGGTATCGTGGATGCATACCGCAACATTGGAACCATTGATATTCCAATAATTGTAAGGTTACAGGGTACCAATGCCGAGGAGGCCAAAGTCCTGATTGAGCATTCGGGCCTGAAGGTTTTCTCCGCCGTATTATTGCAGGAAGCTGCCGAATTGGTGACAAAAGTTCTTGAAAATTAG
- a CDS encoding DUF5916 domain-containing protein has translation MRTFVLLSICIISIFTFSSASLAGVPPSAAINRTVTIPHIDGRISEGEWTNATVLSGFRQFEPVSDAEPSFETTVMLTYNDEAVYIAAIMYDRAPDSIARQLGERDNDDLNADYFGIAFDTYNNQQDAYYFAVSASGIQVDGRMLDETYSAVWYSEVDITDSGWIAEIRIPYSAIRFPGLPTQDWGFQAIRKIRRYREQIHWALEEKGAGNIQVHWGRLTGFESIRPPLRLSFTPYLSANMQHNSDPAFRSDPWSFAYNGGMDLKYGINESFTLDMILLPDFSQVQSDKIQKNLTALELIYDENRTFFNEGTDLFNKGELFYSRRIGRTPLRHYMVNSMLDETEVLTHNPVSARLLNAIKFSGRTGSGLGIGVFNAVTGNTWATAKDTVSGNEREILTDPATNYNIVVLDQALPNNSSVYFINTNVTRPGGWDDSNVTGAGATVGNKTKTYFAGLNFSASKWNKAGANPEFSWGENKTGYNYGAFLMKSRGKFQFSVYQSALDSNYNINDLGINRYKNQQNRGIYVSYRLYEPFGIFLNFSQSLGLDQIRALNNKTNINTLLTYKGNTTFKNYLTFWWGVSVSPSERYDYYEPRISGRYFLKPGYTQGWIGFSSDYRKKLAIDGQFYYTAEYDKKHYTWFEIGPVVRLSNRLSFKHTTGLGDNPGDLGFIGAYNNTVWFGKRDVKTLENSFSGKYMVSRLISTSLLLRHFWQTADYRGYYILNDDGGLVPDPDLVYDANFNYNFFSIDLAIGWEFAPGSMLSLVWKNNIESENKAYNIKYLENLDQLFNASQLNMISIKALYHLDYLMLKRRKH, from the coding sequence ATGAGAACCTTTGTTCTTCTGTCAATCTGTATTATAAGCATATTTACCTTTTCGTCAGCCTCATTGGCCGGCGTTCCTCCTTCGGCTGCAATAAACCGGACTGTTACTATTCCTCATATTGATGGCAGAATCTCAGAAGGAGAGTGGACAAATGCCACTGTGCTCAGCGGATTCAGACAATTTGAACCTGTATCGGATGCCGAGCCGTCTTTCGAAACAACGGTTATGCTGACATATAATGATGAAGCAGTATATATTGCCGCCATCATGTATGACCGGGCTCCCGACAGTATCGCCCGGCAGCTGGGTGAACGGGACAATGATGATCTTAATGCCGATTACTTCGGAATTGCCTTTGACACCTATAACAATCAGCAGGATGCTTATTATTTCGCCGTTTCCGCTTCCGGAATACAGGTGGATGGCCGGATGCTTGATGAAACATACAGTGCCGTCTGGTACAGTGAAGTTGACATCACCGACTCCGGATGGATTGCTGAAATCCGCATCCCTTACTCTGCAATCAGATTTCCAGGCTTGCCCACTCAGGACTGGGGTTTCCAGGCGATAAGAAAAATCAGAAGATACCGCGAACAAATCCACTGGGCCCTTGAGGAAAAAGGAGCCGGCAATATTCAGGTGCACTGGGGCAGGCTTACGGGATTTGAAAGTATCAGGCCTCCCCTACGCCTGTCATTTACTCCGTACCTTTCTGCCAACATGCAACACAACAGTGATCCCGCGTTCCGCAGTGATCCATGGTCTTTTGCATACAACGGTGGTATGGATCTGAAATACGGCATCAATGAAAGTTTCACCCTTGATATGATTTTACTGCCGGATTTCAGCCAGGTACAATCAGACAAAATTCAGAAAAACCTTACTGCACTTGAGTTAATTTACGACGAAAACCGGACATTTTTCAATGAAGGCACTGATCTCTTCAACAAGGGAGAACTTTTTTACTCACGGCGCATAGGCCGCACTCCACTGCGTCATTACATGGTCAATTCTATGCTTGACGAGACGGAAGTCCTGACCCACAATCCGGTAAGTGCAAGACTGTTGAATGCGATAAAATTTAGTGGCAGAACAGGTTCGGGATTGGGGATAGGGGTTTTCAATGCAGTAACCGGCAATACCTGGGCTACCGCTAAAGATACGGTCAGCGGCAATGAAAGGGAAATCCTTACAGATCCGGCGACCAACTATAACATTGTGGTGCTCGATCAGGCGCTGCCCAACAATTCTTCTGTTTATTTTATCAATACCAATGTCACCAGACCCGGGGGCTGGGATGACTCCAATGTCACCGGAGCGGGTGCTACCGTCGGGAACAAAACAAAGACTTACTTTGCAGGACTGAATTTTTCCGCATCCAAGTGGAATAAAGCGGGGGCAAATCCCGAATTCTCATGGGGTGAAAATAAAACCGGCTATAATTACGGCGCTTTTCTGATGAAAAGCCGGGGAAAATTCCAGTTTTCGGTTTACCAGAGTGCACTGGATTCCAATTACAATATCAATGATCTGGGCATCAACCGATACAAAAATCAACAAAACCGGGGGATTTACGTCAGCTACAGGCTTTATGAACCTTTCGGCATATTCCTAAATTTTTCACAAAGTCTGGGTCTTGATCAGATCAGGGCGCTGAACAATAAAACCAACATCAACACCTTACTCACCTATAAGGGCAATACAACATTTAAGAATTACCTGACATTCTGGTGGGGAGTTTCTGTTTCACCATCCGAAAGGTATGATTATTATGAACCCAGAATTTCAGGAAGGTACTTCCTTAAACCTGGCTACACCCAGGGTTGGATAGGTTTTTCGAGCGATTATCGCAAAAAGCTGGCCATAGACGGTCAGTTCTATTATACAGCAGAATATGATAAAAAACATTATACATGGTTTGAAATAGGCCCTGTGGTAAGGCTCAGCAACCGGCTGTCATTCAAGCATACGACGGGCCTAGGCGATAATCCGGGAGATCTGGGATTTATCGGAGCATACAACAACACTGTGTGGTTTGGCAAAAGAGATGTAAAGACCCTTGAAAATTCTTTCTCCGGCAAGTATATGGTCAGCCGACTGATTTCAACTTCACTTTTGCTCAGGCATTTCTGGCAAACAGCAGATTATAGAGGTTATTATATTCTGAATGACGATGGCGGCCTGGTGCCTGATCCCGACCTGGTGTATGATGCAAATTTCAACTACAACTTTTTCAGCATCGACCTTGCCATCGGATGGGAATTTGCGCCGGGCAGCATGCTGAGCCTGGTATGGAAAAATAATATTGAGAGCGAAAACAAGGCTTATAATATTAAATACCTTGAGAACCTTGATCAATTATTCAATGCTTCACAGCTGAACATGATCAGCATCAAAGCATTATACCATCTTGATTACCTGATGCTGAAACGAAGAAAGCACTGA
- a CDS encoding ABC transporter ATP-binding protein, with product MIQAKEIVKSYGSLQVLKGVSVVIKKGEIVSVTGASGAGKSTLLHILSTIDRADSGHVVVDGIDTGKLNDRKLAEFRNRKVGFVFQFHHLLPEFTALENVCIPAFIAGTGRRGAELRAMELLDFLNLKDRSSHKPSELSGGEQQRIAVARALINSPSVIMADEPSGNLDSTNARQLHQLFFELREKFSQTILIVTHNEELAEMADRRLFMRDGLIFDHKT from the coding sequence ATGATTCAGGCGAAAGAAATAGTCAAGTCGTATGGAAGTCTCCAGGTATTGAAAGGGGTATCTGTAGTGATTAAAAAAGGTGAGATCGTTTCGGTGACCGGTGCATCGGGAGCCGGCAAATCGACCCTGCTTCACATTCTCAGCACCATAGACCGGGCCGACAGTGGTCATGTAGTTGTAGACGGAATTGATACCGGTAAGCTCAACGACCGTAAACTTGCCGAATTCCGGAACCGGAAAGTGGGTTTTGTTTTTCAGTTTCACCACCTGCTGCCTGAATTTACAGCCCTTGAAAATGTTTGTATCCCTGCATTTATCGCCGGGACCGGCCGCAGGGGGGCTGAACTCCGGGCCATGGAATTGCTTGATTTTCTTAACCTGAAAGACCGCTCCTCACATAAGCCATCAGAATTATCGGGGGGAGAGCAACAGCGCATTGCGGTAGCCAGGGCATTGATCAACAGTCCTTCTGTGATAATGGCTGACGAGCCTTCGGGCAATCTCGACTCAACCAACGCAAGGCAGTTGCATCAGCTCTTCTTTGAATTGCGCGAAAAGTTCAGCCAAACCATTCTGATTGTCACCCATAACGAAGAACTCGCTGAAATGGCTGATCGCAGGCTCTTTATGCGAGACGGACTCATTTTTGACCACAAAACCTGA
- a CDS encoding tetratricopeptide repeat protein, with protein sequence MIKYFSIRILSAFLLICSLFLGCGINAYAQSIDPARLQQFEEAILRGEEFLQAKDYARAKAEYQKALNIDPSAKFPKDKLAQIRKVYTDPEDEVRFTNAVEQGNRLMLAKNFDAAKDQFSIAVNIKPEDKTIRDKLAEAERLAKERQEMVNQYEKIVAEADKLYTSGNLQAAREKYAEASALNPEENHPKQRIRDIDNNLASEKAKQELYEKLLTEADEAYMNRDFTTAKLKYEQALKIKPADNYPKSMLSRVAEGMTQQKDALAKYQTLIASADRLFQAGDYETALTAYQQASGIMSSEEYPKTRIAEINGILQQQKELEENYNDAITRGDALILEKKYEEARAIFQQAATLKPTETYPKQKIEEIAGLTAALKEAEINQSYQEAISKADNFFTIPDYPSALDAYGQAKKIKPAENYPDQQISRINDILTKEKADQQAYSNVIAEGDQLFNAGNYTGAKEKYNQALNIKPGEAYPASQISKADQQLALQKEKDDLYLKTVSEADRLYAEKNVNNALTEYNKAALLKPEEVYPKEQIAKLQTELDNLRSAEEKYKNYIAEGDRLYDNRDLQNSANAYNNALAIRPGEKYPSERIARIGQEMENQRIQRENYSTEIAKADQMFSDGKYEEARTTYTRAAGILPGENYPPEQIAKIEKIIRDRESLEENYAAYISEGDAAFANKQYQAARSSYQQALMLKPGEKYPTDRIALTDKELETAMQLSAGYQKAIAEGDILFNSGSLGEARDKYAGALKLQPGETYPAIQIERIAQMQAEQLANEQKFSKAIEDGDRLFSAGEYRQAQTHYNAALMIKQDAAHPAGRIAEIAKILGEQEATDKQYADAIQLGDNMLSQNKLDEAASAYLQAGQLKPSETYPGSQLELIEGRREAEKALNENYANAIITADAAFESKDYSQALASYRKALELKPGSEYPSAKIREINGIQEEQKMLADREYYEAIRQADQLFSEEDYTSAVKFYENASALKPGEKHPQDRILAIRTILQERTLNQLATYNKHIINADRLYQDKIFDQAIDAYLAASIARPDETYPGEMIGKIRKYLEDHAMVDLISDPTIIDADTEKRFSFNPIEMRLRKNNYVSIKGRKTSEADPKVYVNYGKGNQKNGGIVIRSITTEENGDYLVRVSIQDKWYREDNNWIAIYAEGGSIEISKMQIAQGD encoded by the coding sequence ATGATTAAATATTTCTCTATCCGGATTTTATCCGCCTTTCTTCTGATATGTTCACTCTTCCTGGGATGCGGTATAAATGCCTATGCTCAAAGCATTGACCCCGCAAGGTTACAGCAATTTGAAGAAGCCATCCTCCGTGGTGAAGAATTTCTGCAGGCAAAGGATTATGCAAGAGCCAAAGCCGAATACCAGAAGGCATTGAATATTGACCCCTCGGCCAAATTCCCAAAAGACAAGCTGGCCCAGATCAGGAAGGTTTACACAGATCCTGAAGACGAAGTACGGTTCACCAATGCAGTTGAACAAGGTAACCGCCTTATGCTGGCAAAGAATTTTGATGCAGCCAAAGATCAGTTTTCCATAGCGGTCAACATCAAACCGGAAGACAAAACAATCCGCGATAAGCTTGCTGAAGCCGAGAGACTTGCCAAAGAAAGGCAGGAGATGGTGAACCAATATGAAAAAATCGTAGCAGAAGCTGATAAATTGTACACTTCAGGAAACCTGCAGGCTGCCAGGGAAAAATATGCCGAAGCTTCCGCACTGAATCCGGAAGAAAACCATCCAAAACAGCGCATCCGTGACATCGACAACAACCTTGCATCAGAAAAAGCAAAGCAGGAGTTGTATGAAAAACTGCTGACTGAGGCTGATGAAGCCTATATGAACAGGGATTTCACCACGGCAAAACTGAAGTATGAGCAAGCCCTGAAGATCAAACCGGCCGATAACTATCCCAAAAGCATGCTTTCAAGAGTTGCTGAAGGAATGACCCAGCAAAAGGATGCGCTGGCAAAATACCAGACCTTGATTGCATCTGCCGACCGCTTATTTCAGGCCGGGGATTACGAAACTGCCCTAACAGCTTATCAGCAGGCTTCAGGCATTATGTCATCAGAAGAATATCCGAAAACACGGATTGCTGAAATAAACGGCATACTGCAGCAGCAAAAGGAACTTGAAGAGAATTACAACGACGCTATCACCCGCGGCGATGCCCTGATACTGGAAAAAAAATATGAAGAAGCCAGGGCAATATTCCAGCAGGCCGCCACCCTGAAACCCACCGAAACATATCCAAAGCAAAAGATTGAGGAGATTGCCGGGCTGACCGCTGCCCTGAAAGAAGCTGAAATAAACCAATCCTATCAGGAGGCAATTTCAAAAGCTGATAATTTTTTCACGATTCCCGATTACCCATCAGCCCTTGATGCATACGGGCAAGCCAAAAAAATTAAACCTGCCGAAAATTATCCTGACCAGCAGATTTCCAGGATCAATGATATACTGACCAAAGAAAAGGCGGATCAACAAGCATACAGCAATGTCATTGCAGAAGGTGATCAGTTATTCAACGCCGGGAATTATACCGGGGCAAAAGAGAAGTACAATCAGGCACTGAATATTAAACCCGGGGAAGCTTATCCGGCATCACAAATTTCAAAGGCAGATCAGCAACTGGCGCTCCAAAAAGAGAAGGACGACCTCTACCTTAAAACAGTGAGTGAGGCTGACCGTCTGTATGCCGAAAAAAACGTAAACAATGCCCTGACTGAATATAACAAGGCAGCATTGCTAAAGCCGGAAGAAGTCTATCCAAAAGAACAAATCGCAAAATTACAGACCGAACTTGATAACCTCAGGTCAGCAGAAGAAAAATACAAGAATTACATTGCCGAAGGTGACCGTTTATACGACAACCGGGACCTTCAAAATTCGGCCAATGCCTATAACAATGCACTGGCCATCAGACCAGGGGAAAAATATCCATCAGAACGAATAGCCCGGATCGGACAGGAAATGGAGAATCAACGCATTCAGCGTGAAAACTACTCCACGGAAATTGCAAAAGCCGATCAGATGTTCAGCGACGGAAAATACGAGGAAGCCCGAACGACCTATACCAGGGCGGCCGGTATTTTGCCGGGCGAAAATTATCCTCCGGAGCAAATAGCAAAAATTGAAAAAATAATCAGGGACCGGGAGTCGCTGGAAGAGAATTATGCAGCATATATTTCAGAAGGAGATGCCGCTTTCGCGAATAAACAATACCAGGCAGCACGTTCATCCTATCAACAGGCGCTGATGCTTAAACCCGGTGAAAAATATCCAACTGATCGCATTGCCCTAACCGATAAAGAACTGGAAACGGCCATGCAACTATCAGCAGGGTATCAAAAAGCCATTGCTGAAGGAGATATTCTTTTCAATTCAGGATCGCTCGGGGAAGCCAGGGATAAATATGCCGGCGCACTTAAACTGCAGCCCGGAGAAACCTATCCTGCCATCCAGATTGAACGGATCGCGCAAATGCAGGCAGAGCAGCTGGCCAATGAACAAAAATTCAGCAAAGCCATTGAGGATGGCGACCGTTTATTTAGTGCCGGAGAATATCGCCAGGCTCAGACCCATTACAATGCTGCCTTAATGATCAAACAGGATGCCGCCCACCCGGCAGGCAGGATTGCGGAAATTGCAAAAATACTGGGAGAGCAGGAAGCGACCGACAAACAGTATGCGGATGCCATACAACTTGGAGACAATATGTTGTCACAGAATAAGCTTGATGAAGCAGCATCGGCTTACCTGCAGGCCGGACAACTCAAGCCTTCCGAAACATACCCCGGAAGTCAGCTTGAGCTCATTGAAGGGAGGCGGGAAGCAGAAAAAGCACTGAATGAAAATTATGCCAATGCCATAATCACCGCCGATGCAGCATTTGAATCAAAAGATTATTCACAAGCCCTGGCATCATACAGGAAGGCGCTTGAACTCAAGCCCGGCAGCGAATATCCATCAGCAAAAATCAGGGAGATCAACGGCATACAGGAAGAGCAGAAAATGCTGGCTGACAGGGAGTATTATGAAGCAATCCGGCAAGCTGATCAGCTTTTCAGTGAAGAAGATTATACCTCGGCCGTTAAATTTTATGAAAATGCTTCCGCACTCAAACCAGGTGAAAAACATCCACAGGACAGAATCCTTGCTATCCGGACCATCTTGCAGGAGCGCACCCTGAATCAGCTTGCCACATACAATAAACATATCATCAATGCCGACAGGTTGTACCAGGATAAAATATTTGACCAGGCGATCGACGCATATCTTGCGGCATCCATTGCCAGACCGGATGAAACCTATCCCGGAGAAATGATCGGAAAGATCAGGAAATACCTGGAAGATCATGCCATGGTTGACCTGATCAGCGATCCAACGATAATAGATGCAGACACAGAAAAGAGATTCAGCTTCAACCCGATTGAAATGCGTCTGCGGAAAAACAACTATGTATCCATTAAAGGCCGCAAAACCAGCGAAGCCGATCCTAAAGTATATGTGAATTACGGGAAAGGCAACCAAAAGAACGGAGGCATTGTAATCAGGAGTATAACCACGGAAGAAAACGGAGATTACCTGGTTCGGGTGAGCATTCAGGACAAATGGTACCGGGAGGACAATAACTGGATAGCTATCTACGCGGAAGGTGGAAGCATTGAAATTTCAAAAATGCAGATCGCCCAGGGAGATTAA